The following are encoded in a window of Lactobacillus intestinalis genomic DNA:
- a CDS encoding DHH family phosphoesterase, with translation MKDFLRKLEVPAFIKDSRLTASVIIILALSLIGSIIGMIINPIFGLALILIFILTVAFAIYGTYILANNANSFAVNLSYRIKRSEQEAMIKMPLGILLYDSDHQIQWVNPYLQLYLKNDDLIGHTIESVDPNLNKLLNEAIKAKTSENQTVRWDGHDFEMVVQDNLGVIYLLDITRYAQIERKYKAERLAIGQVFIDNYDELSETMHDQELTSMSSYVQNTLSDYAKKFNAYLKRIDEDHFLLLAHMQDLDKMEEDKFSVLDKVRQETSRNNTPLTLSIGIAFGSDSLTEIANQAQSNLDLALGRGGDQVVLRQPGKDAHFYGGKSNPMEKRTRVRARMVSQAISELFKDADRVFVVGHQRPDMDSVGSGIGVVKIARLHGVKANFVLDTNKTNYDVGRLVTRMQHAKEDNDIFIDPNEALEEATDKSLLVMVDHSKYSITYSQDLYDRLKNRIIVIDHHRRGEEFPENPMLTYVEPYASSACELVTEMIEYQQPANGKRVLTDLEATAMLAGIVVDSKEFSLRTGTRTFDAASYLRSIGASSAVVSELLKEDIDSFLEKTHLIATLKMVRPDMAVLVGPNDKIIDPIVTAQAADTALDLKNVEASFAITRRSQDTIGISARSMGKINVQIIMEKLGGGGHLSNAATQIKNVTVEEAENRLLKAIDEYEKENE, from the coding sequence ATGAAAGATTTTTTACGTAAGCTTGAAGTACCAGCGTTTATTAAGGATTCGCGACTGACAGCTTCCGTAATAATCATCTTGGCACTTTCTTTAATTGGAAGTATTATTGGGATGATTATCAACCCTATATTTGGATTAGCATTGATTTTAATATTTATTTTGACTGTTGCTTTTGCAATTTATGGGACATATATTTTAGCAAATAATGCTAATAGTTTTGCTGTTAATTTGTCGTATCGGATCAAGCGAAGCGAACAAGAGGCTATGATTAAAATGCCTTTAGGAATATTGCTGTATGATTCCGATCATCAAATTCAGTGGGTGAATCCTTATTTACAATTATATTTAAAAAATGACGACCTAATTGGACACACTATTGAGTCAGTGGATCCTAATTTAAATAAGCTTTTAAATGAAGCTATTAAAGCCAAAACATCTGAAAATCAGACTGTGAGATGGGATGGTCATGATTTCGAAATGGTGGTTCAGGATAATTTAGGTGTAATTTATTTATTGGATATAACGCGTTATGCGCAAATCGAGAGGAAATATAAAGCTGAACGTTTAGCAATTGGTCAGGTCTTTATTGATAATTATGATGAATTAAGCGAAACGATGCATGATCAAGAATTAACCAGTATGAGTTCTTATGTGCAGAATACTTTGAGTGATTATGCGAAAAAATTTAACGCTTATTTGAAGAGAATTGATGAAGATCACTTTTTATTGTTAGCACATATGCAAGATCTTGATAAAATGGAAGAAGACAAGTTTTCTGTGCTTGATAAAGTGCGTCAGGAAACTAGTCGAAACAATACGCCACTTACTTTATCTATTGGGATTGCTTTTGGTAGTGATTCCTTGACGGAAATTGCTAACCAAGCTCAATCTAATCTTGATTTAGCCCTTGGACGTGGGGGAGATCAGGTTGTTTTACGGCAACCGGGAAAAGATGCCCACTTTTATGGTGGAAAATCTAATCCAATGGAAAAGAGAACCCGAGTTAGAGCTAGAATGGTGTCACAAGCAATTAGTGAGTTGTTTAAGGATGCCGATCGAGTTTTTGTTGTTGGGCATCAACGGCCAGATATGGACTCTGTGGGGAGTGGAATTGGTGTAGTAAAAATTGCTCGTCTTCACGGGGTAAAAGCTAATTTTGTGCTTGATACAAATAAAACTAATTATGATGTTGGTCGCTTAGTTACTAGAATGCAACATGCTAAAGAGGATAATGATATTTTTATTGATCCAAATGAAGCATTAGAGGAAGCTACCGACAAGTCATTGTTGGTAATGGTAGATCATTCTAAATATTCAATTACTTATTCTCAAGATTTATATGATCGTTTAAAGAATAGAATCATTGTGATTGATCACCATAGACGTGGAGAAGAATTCCCAGAAAATCCAATGCTGACATACGTTGAACCATATGCTTCTTCAGCTTGTGAGTTAGTAACAGAAATGATTGAATATCAACAACCAGCTAATGGTAAGAGAGTTTTAACGGATTTAGAAGCAACTGCAATGCTCGCTGGTATTGTAGTAGATTCAAAGGAATTCTCATTAAGAACTGGCACTAGAACATTTGATGCAGCTAGCTATCTACGTTCGATTGGGGCTAGTTCGGCTGTTGTAAGTGAGCTTTTGAAGGAAGATATTGATAGTTTTCTTGAGAAAACTCACCTAATTGCTACTCTTAAAATGGTTCGTCCCGATATGGCTGTCTTGGTGGGACCTAATGATAAAATTATTGATCCAATTGTGACTGCGCAGGCTGCTGACACTGCCCTAGATTTAAAAAATGTTGAGGCTAGTTTTGCAATAACCAGGCGTAGCCAAGATACCATTGGAATCTCAGCTCGTTCAATGGGTAAGATTAATGTTCAAATCATCATGGAAAAATTAGGTGGTGGTGGTCACTTATCTAATGCGGCAACGCAGATTAAGAATGTGACTGTAGAAGAAGCAGAAAATCGATTGCTTAAGGCGATTGATGAGTATGAAAAGGAAAATGAATAA
- the rplI gene encoding 50S ribosomal protein L9 yields the protein MKVIFTQDVRGRGKRGEVKNVPDGYAQNFLFKRGMAKPANKANMHTLERVAANEKAAYEAEKAEAEKIKAILEKDDTVVNFKSKAGTDARLFGSISSKKIVEGLEKQYGVKIDKRKLNLPEPIKSLGYTNVPVKLFKGVEGKIRVHITEQD from the coding sequence ATGAAAGTTATTTTTACTCAAGATGTTAGAGGCCGTGGTAAGCGCGGAGAAGTTAAAAATGTTCCAGATGGTTACGCACAAAACTTTTTGTTTAAGCGTGGGATGGCTAAGCCTGCTAACAAGGCTAACATGCACACTTTAGAACGAGTTGCTGCTAATGAAAAAGCAGCTTATGAAGCCGAAAAGGCAGAAGCTGAAAAGATTAAGGCAATTCTTGAAAAAGATGATACTGTTGTTAACTTTAAATCAAAAGCTGGAACAGACGCTCGTCTCTTTGGTTCAATTTCTAGCAAGAAAATTGTCGAAGGCTTAGAAAAGCAATATGGTGTTAAGATTGATAAGCGTAAATTGAATCTTCCAGAGCCTATTAAATCATTAGGCTACACTAATGTACCTGTTAAGCTTTTCAAAGGTGTAGAAGGCAAAATTCGTGTTCACATCACTGAGCAAGATTAG
- the dnaB gene encoding replicative DNA helicase: MDNIVSQQVPHDSVAEKAVLGAIFIDPEAIADASGILQAGDFYERANQYVFQAMLDLSDEETAIDPLTIRDQLTKKNQLEDSGGVAYISELAMSTPTAAHVTYYAQIVHRKALLRRLISASQKIISNAINDSDDVTDILDDAESEILNVSSENNTGGFRNIKEVVNDTVDEISRLTEQDETITGLATGFQELDRMTTGFHNDELIIIAARPGVGKTSFALNVAQFVGIHDKKSVAMFSLEMSSEQLVQRMLASEGLINSQHLRTGQLDEDEWRKLIVASGSLANAKIFIDDTPGIKMSEIRAKSRRLAKETGDLGLIVIDYLQLIEGPRSESRQQEVSAISRQLKKLAKELHVPVIALSQLSRSVEQRQDKRPVLSDIRESGSIEQDADIVSFLYRDDYYRDKGEDDADSSEVAPEQDNGEVEVIIEKNRSGSRGTVKLMFSKPYNRFSNLDYVHDAPDK; the protein is encoded by the coding sequence ATGGATAATATTGTCTCGCAGCAAGTACCACATGATTCTGTAGCCGAAAAGGCGGTTTTAGGAGCAATTTTTATTGATCCTGAAGCTATAGCAGATGCAAGTGGTATTTTACAAGCTGGCGATTTTTATGAAAGAGCTAATCAATATGTCTTTCAAGCAATGTTGGACTTGTCAGATGAGGAGACTGCCATTGACCCGTTAACTATTCGAGATCAACTGACTAAAAAGAATCAGTTGGAAGATAGTGGAGGAGTGGCATATATTTCTGAATTAGCCATGTCAACTCCTACGGCTGCGCATGTTACGTATTATGCACAGATTGTCCACAGAAAAGCTCTTTTAAGAAGACTGATTTCGGCTAGTCAAAAAATTATTTCCAACGCCATAAATGATTCTGATGATGTTACTGATATTTTAGATGATGCAGAAAGTGAAATCTTGAATGTTTCATCTGAAAATAATACTGGCGGCTTCAGGAATATTAAAGAAGTTGTGAATGATACTGTTGATGAAATTAGTCGTTTAACTGAGCAAGATGAAACTATTACGGGGCTTGCAACAGGATTTCAAGAGCTTGATAGGATGACCACAGGATTTCATAATGATGAATTAATCATTATTGCGGCGCGTCCTGGTGTTGGTAAGACCTCTTTTGCTTTAAATGTAGCTCAATTTGTAGGAATTCATGATAAAAAATCAGTGGCGATGTTTTCACTGGAAATGAGTAGTGAACAGCTGGTTCAAAGAATGCTTGCTTCAGAAGGCTTGATCAATTCTCAGCACTTGCGAACTGGACAGCTTGATGAAGATGAATGGCGAAAATTAATTGTTGCCTCTGGTTCACTAGCTAATGCCAAAATTTTTATTGATGATACTCCTGGTATAAAAATGAGTGAAATCAGAGCTAAGTCAAGAAGACTTGCAAAAGAAACCGGAGATTTGGGTTTAATCGTGATAGATTATCTTCAGTTAATTGAAGGACCACGTAGTGAATCTCGCCAACAAGAAGTTTCAGCTATTTCTAGACAATTAAAAAAGCTTGCGAAGGAACTTCATGTACCAGTAATTGCCCTTTCGCAGTTATCTCGTTCTGTTGAGCAGCGTCAAGATAAACGCCCTGTCCTATCTGATATTCGTGAATCTGGTTCTATTGAACAGGATGCCGATATTGTATCTTTCTTATATCGTGATGATTATTATCGGGATAAAGGAGAGGATGACGCAGATAGCTCTGAAGTGGCTCCTGAGCAGGATAATGGTGAAGTAGAGGTAATTATTGAGAAGAACCGTTCTGGTAGCCGTGGGACGGTAAAATTGATGTTTTCAAAGCCATATAATCGTTTTTCTAACTTGGATTATGTGCATGATGCACCTGATAAATAA
- a CDS encoding ROK family protein, which produces MADKKYVGSIEAGGTKFILAVQDVETGETVATDRIPTTAADETLKKSAEFFKKHPVDALGIGTFGPIDINPNSHTFGYILDTPKRGWSGTNVKGFFEKELGIPVIMTTDVNASCYGEYIARGKDDTKSYFYVTIGTGVGAGIVQGGKFLGLNNHPEMGHMLIKRYPGDNYEGKCPFHGADCVEGMAAGPSLEGRTGIPGEKLSRDNEVFTYVAYYVAQMLFNVYMSARPDVMVVGGSVLNEDDLVKVRKYFDKFNNNYVATPDLDELIVRPAVANNGSATLGDFELAKTLLK; this is translated from the coding sequence ATGGCAGATAAAAAATATGTAGGTAGTATTGAAGCAGGAGGCACTAAATTTATTCTTGCTGTTCAAGATGTAGAAACTGGCGAAACTGTTGCAACCGATCGTATTCCTACTACTGCTGCAGATGAAACTTTAAAAAAGAGTGCGGAATTCTTTAAAAAGCATCCAGTAGATGCTTTAGGAATTGGAACATTTGGGCCAATCGATATTAATCCTAATTCCCACACTTTTGGCTATATTTTGGATACTCCAAAACGTGGCTGGTCAGGTACCAATGTAAAAGGCTTTTTTGAAAAAGAATTAGGTATTCCAGTAATTATGACCACGGATGTGAATGCTTCTTGTTACGGTGAATATATTGCTCGTGGTAAAGATGACACTAAGAGCTATTTCTATGTGACTATTGGTACCGGGGTTGGTGCAGGAATTGTTCAAGGTGGAAAGTTCCTCGGTCTTAATAATCACCCTGAAATGGGCCATATGCTTATTAAACGCTATCCTGGGGATAATTATGAAGGAAAATGTCCTTTCCATGGTGCAGATTGTGTGGAAGGAATGGCTGCAGGTCCTTCTCTTGAAGGCCGTACGGGAATCCCTGGTGAAAAGTTATCTCGTGACAATGAAGTGTTTACTTATGTTGCATATTACGTGGCACAAATGCTCTTTAATGTTTATATGAGTGCGCGTCCAGATGTAATGGTTGTTGGTGGATCTGTATTAAACGAAGATGATTTGGTAAAGGTTCGCAAATACTTTGATAAATTCAATAATAATTATGTTGCTACTCCAGATTTAGATGAGTTAATTGTGCGCCCGGCTGTCGCAAATAACGGTTCGGCTACTTTGGGAGATTTTGAATTGGCAAAAACTCTCTTGAAGTAA
- a CDS encoding CsbD family protein has product MVKDKGLKDKVVGKVKEVEGKVTGDKLREAEGKAQQAKGKAKKKADDMKKKLDNENEVT; this is encoded by the coding sequence ATGGTTAAAGATAAGGGTCTTAAAGACAAAGTTGTCGGTAAAGTAAAAGAAGTTGAAGGCAAAGTTACGGGCGATAAGCTACGTGAAGCTGAAGGTAAAGCCCAACAAGCTAAAGGCAAAGCTAAGAAAAAAGCTGACGATATGAAAAAGAAACTCGATAATGAAAACGAGGTGACCTAA
- a CDS encoding GlsB/YeaQ/YmgE family stress response membrane protein: MLHWIWVLIVGGVIGLIAGALTGRGQSMGWIANILAGLIGSSLGEALLGAWGPQVAGMAIVPSILGAVILVLIVSFVLSMMNRKTN; this comes from the coding sequence ATGTTACACTGGATTTGGGTGTTAATTGTCGGAGGTGTGATCGGTTTAATAGCTGGGGCACTTACAGGCAGAGGTCAATCAATGGGCTGGATTGCTAATATTTTAGCTGGTCTTATCGGTTCATCACTTGGTGAAGCGTTACTTGGTGCGTGGGGACCCCAAGTAGCAGGAATGGCAATTGTGCCATCGATACTAGGAGCAGTAATTCTAGTATTGATTGTTTCATTTGTTCTCAGTATGATGAATCGTAAAACAAATTAG
- a CDS encoding DUF2974 domain-containing protein, with product MAGSLDYLRWRGDLSFKEMPFNSVDASLFSSIIYLPVDKSAAGHTLSEVAEKLQHMESFQHQMHDEAGAQVLLLPKSPRLGRIKILNWTNKIGKKPAPLQFTAATFRLNKNTILISYRGTDSSMIGWNEDMNMNYMPEVYGQNVAARYLNAIAERFPKDKIYLVGHSKGGNFAQFALSAARPHLQDRIVKALSFDGPGFYRQVYSSPGFKRTIYKMKTYLPESSIIGTMLDHPERVLIVKSDAPMKDQHDPRRWRVARNSFVLADGLTIGARILRHSLIHFNHSIPDEKRGEMFSALFDAFENSDINDMNQLTTHKLLGTYRLGHVIMSLEPRLRQIITSMFNDIWTTYRRNLNLPFIDGRFRYYPKSNDSNKAPIFFEFYDPQKPSLKLPFVLIKQNKKLKHLHDDE from the coding sequence ATGGCTGGATCACTTGATTATTTACGCTGGCGTGGGGATCTAAGTTTTAAAGAAATGCCCTTCAACAGTGTAGATGCATCACTATTTTCTTCTATTATTTATCTACCTGTCGACAAATCTGCCGCAGGCCATACTTTAAGTGAAGTTGCTGAAAAGTTGCAACATATGGAGTCATTTCAACATCAAATGCATGATGAAGCTGGTGCCCAAGTTTTACTTTTACCTAAAAGTCCACGCTTAGGTCGTATCAAAATTTTAAATTGGACTAACAAAATCGGCAAAAAGCCGGCTCCCTTGCAATTTACCGCCGCCACATTTCGATTAAATAAGAACACAATTCTAATTTCTTATCGGGGAACTGATAGCTCGATGATTGGTTGGAATGAAGACATGAATATGAATTACATGCCTGAAGTCTACGGTCAAAACGTCGCAGCCCGCTATTTAAACGCAATTGCGGAACGTTTCCCTAAGGATAAAATTTACTTAGTAGGACACTCTAAGGGTGGAAATTTTGCTCAATTTGCCTTGAGTGCAGCTAGACCCCACCTCCAAGATCGAATTGTAAAAGCGCTCAGTTTTGACGGACCTGGATTTTACCGTCAAGTTTATTCTAGTCCTGGCTTTAAGCGTACAATTTATAAAATGAAGACTTATCTGCCTGAAAGTTCTATTATTGGTACCATGCTCGATCATCCTGAGCGAGTTTTAATTGTTAAAAGCGATGCCCCCATGAAAGACCAACACGATCCACGTAGATGGCGTGTAGCTAGAAACAGTTTTGTATTAGCAGATGGGTTAACGATTGGGGCCCGAATTTTGCGACATTCATTAATTCACTTTAATCATTCTATTCCTGATGAAAAACGTGGTGAAATGTTCTCTGCCTTATTTGATGCTTTTGAGAACTCCGATATTAATGACATGAATCAACTTACTACTCATAAACTACTGGGAACGTATCGTTTAGGTCATGTTATTATGTCTCTTGAACCACGTTTGCGTCAAATCATCACTAGCATGTTTAATGATATTTGGACCACCTACCGGCGTAATTTGAATTTACCTTTTATTGATGGACGCTTTCGTTATTATCCAAAAAGCAATGATTCCAATAAGGCGCCTATCTTCTTTGAATTTTATGATCCACAAAAACCAAGTCTTAAATTGCCTTTTGTTTTAATAAAACAAAATAAAAAACTCAAGCATCTTCATGATGATGAGTAA
- a CDS encoding MgtC/SapB family protein — MIKFAYFAPLATQLDWLLRIFVAAICGALIGYERAIQRKSAGVRTHIVVAVASALFMIVSKYGFEDILGIRGISLDPSRIAAQIVTGISFIGAGTILVRKEQISGLTTAAGVWATAAIGMAVGGGMYLIGILATGFLFVVQMIFHDDSLIDKIIVHIRFNLQIEAANKHHILQKIKEELAANQVENISVKILDVSDEKITFYVDGIINNKQDENDIIMALRKYPDIKRISYTRGGK; from the coding sequence ATGATTAAATTTGCATATTTTGCTCCACTTGCAACTCAATTAGATTGGCTCTTAAGAATTTTTGTAGCTGCCATTTGTGGCGCTTTAATTGGATATGAGCGCGCAATTCAAAGAAAAAGCGCAGGAGTTAGGACTCACATTGTTGTTGCCGTTGCTTCAGCTTTATTCATGATTGTTTCTAAATATGGCTTTGAAGATATTCTCGGAATTCGTGGAATATCTCTTGACCCATCAAGAATTGCCGCTCAAATTGTCACTGGTATTTCCTTCATCGGCGCCGGAACAATTTTAGTTAGAAAGGAACAAATTTCTGGATTAACGACTGCCGCTGGTGTTTGGGCTACTGCCGCAATCGGAATGGCCGTTGGTGGTGGCATGTACCTCATCGGAATTTTAGCCACGGGCTTCCTATTTGTTGTTCAGATGATCTTCCACGACGATTCACTTATTGATAAGATCATTGTTCATATTCGCTTTAATCTTCAAATTGAAGCCGCTAACAAACATCATATTCTCCAAAAAATTAAAGAGGAGCTCGCTGCCAATCAAGTAGAAAACATTTCAGTTAAAATTTTAGATGTTAGCGATGAGAAAATTACCTTTTATGTAGATGGAATAATTAACAATAAGCAAGATGAAAACGATATTATTATGGCACTAAGGAAATATCCTGACATTAAAAGGATTAGTTACACTCGGGGTGGTAAATAG
- a CDS encoding CPBP family intramembrane glutamic endopeptidase, whose amino-acid sequence MRNIKDNLAIEKTNATIIGMVCGSIIIAFLYLTYTQVLFKKFNLNTVIPYFLFCFLLGLCAVFFSKTTHIFNQRPKQGKDIIMTIIFFIGLIIFYAVVGISNWGAVFTLDLSNKLLVILIALSAGIVEELLCRNLLFNLFIKCFDNTKWVLIWASLSSSVIFGLIHLANLTHQTFMPTLQQIFYAFAFGNMLCFVHIFSNRMWPCILLHFLMDLQADVNQSVSVQPWGPLLLDYIPVIIISVLAICFYNRDLIKEY is encoded by the coding sequence ATGAGAAATATTAAGGATAATTTAGCAATTGAAAAAACTAATGCTACTATTATTGGAATGGTATGTGGTTCAATTATTATTGCCTTTTTGTATCTTACTTATACTCAAGTTCTTTTTAAAAAGTTTAATTTAAATACTGTCATTCCTTATTTTCTTTTTTGTTTTTTATTAGGGCTATGTGCGGTTTTCTTTAGTAAGACAACTCATATATTCAACCAGCGTCCTAAACAAGGAAAAGACATAATTATGACAATAATATTTTTCATTGGTTTGATTATATTTTATGCTGTTGTTGGAATATCCAATTGGGGAGCAGTGTTTACTCTTGATTTATCAAATAAATTGTTAGTTATTTTAATTGCCCTTAGTGCAGGAATTGTTGAAGAACTTTTATGTCGTAATTTACTTTTTAATTTATTTATTAAATGCTTTGATAATACAAAGTGGGTTTTGATATGGGCAAGCTTGAGTTCATCAGTTATTTTTGGACTAATACATTTGGCAAATTTGACACATCAAACTTTTATGCCAACTTTACAACAGATATTTTATGCTTTTGCATTTGGTAATATGCTATGTTTTGTTCATATTTTTTCCAACAGAATGTGGCCATGTATATTACTTCACTTTTTAATGGATTTACAAGCAGATGTAAATCAGTCTGTTAGTGTGCAACCATGGGGACCTCTTCTATTAGACTATATTCCAGTTATAATTATTTCTGTATTGGCAATTTGTTTTTATAATCGTGATTTAATAAAAGAATATTAA
- a CDS encoding DMT family transporter, with product MSWIYLIVAGIFEVVWATMMKMSEGFSILGYSIATIIGMILSFGGLILATKDLQLSIAYPVWTGIGAVGSIIVGVVLFHDHFSPVTWIFIVLLVISIIGIKLTASH from the coding sequence ATGTCATGGATTTATTTAATAGTTGCTGGCATTTTCGAAGTTGTATGGGCAACTATGATGAAAATGAGTGAAGGATTTTCGATTTTAGGCTATTCAATAGCTACCATAATTGGAATGATTCTTTCCTTTGGCGGTTTAATTCTAGCAACTAAAGACTTACAGTTGAGTATTGCATATCCAGTCTGGACAGGAATTGGGGCGGTGGGTTCAATTATTGTTGGAGTAGTCCTATTTCACGATCATTTTTCACCTGTCACTTGGATCTTTATTGTACTATTGGTTATTAGTATCATTGGCATAAAATTAACTGCATCCCATTAG
- a CDS encoding DUF4097 family beta strand repeat-containing protein, whose product MKSLKLIIILASLLGLTGCHISYNGSAPNTTTVGKPVSKTYEEKKFTRLNINSIDNDITFKEGKSYRVIYNGYQKLMPNVKQDKNTLTIKTKNTVKFSHKNPVLTIEMPKTYLQSAKIYTTNGDINSSTLMIHSGSLKTDNGDISLDNLYLKKKLSVNTGDGDVNINNSNAKGYNLTADNGDVSFNGNDYNDSFKKNVSSKSILHVYSDNGDISVN is encoded by the coding sequence ATGAAATCATTAAAGTTAATAATCATCTTAGCTAGTTTGTTAGGATTAACGGGATGCCATATATCCTACAATGGTTCAGCACCAAACACAACCACTGTAGGTAAGCCTGTTTCTAAAACATATGAAGAAAAGAAATTTACTCGTTTAAACATAAATAGTATTGATAACGATATTACATTCAAAGAAGGCAAAAGTTATCGTGTAATTTATAACGGATACCAAAAATTAATGCCCAACGTGAAGCAAGATAAGAACACCCTCACCATTAAAACTAAAAATACAGTAAAATTTTCGCATAAAAACCCAGTGCTGACTATTGAAATGCCAAAAACTTACCTTCAATCTGCTAAGATTTACACTACTAATGGGGATATTAATAGCTCAACTTTAATGATACACAGTGGTAGTCTTAAAACTGATAATGGAGATATTAGTTTAGATAATCTTTATTTAAAGAAGAAATTAAGTGTAAATACTGGAGATGGAGATGTAAATATTAATAATAGTAATGCAAAGGGATATAATCTTACTGCTGATAATGGAGATGTAAGCTTTAATGGTAATGACTATAATGATAGCTTTAAGAAAAATGTCTCTAGTAAATCAATATTACATGTATATTCGGATAACGGGGATATAAGTGTAAATTAA
- a CDS encoding helix-turn-helix domain-containing protein, which yields MKINEALKALRKDLDLTQKQMIKGTDITVTHYSKMEKEQNRIFIDDIFKILKCRNVSISYFFTRYFNENNRLNYSEKLNLAFYNKNLDEAQKIKKEIFHDKSTTHELKDRAILILDALKQNYNYAITEEVMNYFFRYKDWTQNDEAIIILGNSIRIDNLMSMKPLLLKLVKKYPNLNTHTIEKQRRLATVGINYLYTLRKAQKQLDNPTIKILDWLKTMSNFPELGILKELYAYFMAVYTDRTNISQNIKQVLRISGYENISENLPN from the coding sequence ATGAAAATTAATGAAGCATTAAAGGCGTTAAGAAAAGACCTAGATTTAACGCAAAAACAAATGATTAAGGGAACAGATATTACCGTAACACATTATTCTAAAATGGAAAAAGAACAAAATAGAATCTTTATTGATGATATATTTAAAATCTTAAAATGTAGAAATGTTTCAATTAGTTATTTCTTTACAAGATATTTTAATGAAAATAATCGACTTAATTATTCTGAAAAGCTAAATTTAGCCTTTTATAATAAAAATTTAGATGAGGCCCAAAAAATAAAGAAAGAAATTTTTCATGATAAAAGTACAACACATGAATTAAAAGATAGAGCAATATTAATTTTAGATGCTTTAAAGCAAAATTATAATTATGCAATTACCGAAGAAGTTATGAATTATTTTTTTAGATATAAAGATTGGACACAGAATGATGAGGCAATAATTATACTGGGTAATTCAATAAGAATTGATAATTTAATGAGTATGAAACCTCTATTATTAAAATTGGTAAAGAAGTATCCCAATTTAAACACTCATACAATAGAAAAACAACGTAGATTGGCTACAGTTGGAATTAATTATCTTTATACCCTGAGAAAAGCTCAAAAACAGTTAGATAATCCAACTATAAAAATATTAGACTGGTTAAAAACTATGTCTAATTTTCCAGAATTAGGTATATTAAAAGAATTATATGCATATTTCATGGCAGTATATACTGATCGAACTAATATTTCTCAAAATATAAAACAGGTTTTAAGAATATCTGGATATGAAAATATAAGTGAAAATTTACCAAATTAA
- a CDS encoding aminoglycoside N(3)-acetyltransferase, with protein sequence MSEKLIDTVVTKDDLKIAFKKLDLQSTDVCMVHSAMSKFQYLVGGPEAIVKSLEETLSRGTLMMPSQISMNCDPATWEYPPVQKDLIQVIRDTMPPYDPQTSPTSGLGITPEYFRNLPDVVRSSHPYLPITIWGKNAAKIASKQPLDMPYGIDSPLDYLYEHHGKIIFLGTDYETCTMLHYAESMIHRKRETYSAATSIDQNGKTIWTNYQNVDLDSYDDFNELGEAFEKKFPGKFSTLKLGHGIIKVINSTALIDFAREWFDKKDQQFGNAID encoded by the coding sequence ATGTCTGAAAAATTAATCGATACTGTTGTTACAAAAGACGACTTAAAGATCGCTTTTAAGAAACTCGACCTTCAATCTACCGACGTCTGCATGGTTCACAGTGCCATGAGCAAATTTCAATATTTAGTCGGTGGGCCCGAAGCAATCGTAAAGTCACTTGAGGAAACATTGTCCAGAGGCACCCTTATGATGCCATCTCAAATTTCAATGAATTGTGATCCTGCAACTTGGGAATATCCTCCAGTTCAAAAAGATCTCATTCAAGTTATTCGCGATACTATGCCACCCTATGATCCGCAAACTTCTCCGACTTCTGGCTTAGGCATAACGCCAGAATACTTTAGAAATCTTCCAGATGTGGTTCGTAGTTCTCATCCCTATTTGCCAATTACTATCTGGGGTAAAAACGCAGCCAAGATTGCTAGTAAGCAGCCATTAGATATGCCTTACGGAATTGATAGCCCACTAGACTATCTCTATGAACACCATGGAAAGATCATTTTCTTAGGAACGGATTATGAAACGTGCACAATGCTCCATTACGCCGAATCGATGATTCATCGTAAGCGTGAAACTTATTCTGCTGCAACGAGTATCGATCAAAATGGAAAAACAATTTGGACGAATTACCAAAATGTTGATTTAGATTCCTATGATGATTTCAACGAGTTAGGCGAAGCTTTTGAAAAGAAATTTCCCGGGAAATTCTCGACCTTAAAGTTAGGCCATGGCATTATCAAAGTTATTAACAGTACCGCTTTAATTGATTTTGCCCGAGAATGGTTCGACAAGAAAGACCAGCAATTTGGTAATGCAATAGACTAA